From Peptoanaerobacter stomatis, one genomic window encodes:
- a CDS encoding pyridoxal phosphate-dependent aminotransferase, producing the protein MEISKRTYSMPYSSVRKLVPYEKNAIKEGKKVYHLNIGQPDIKTPDIFYDAMKNYKEETLEYADSRGEKSLIDSVIKYYSNIGVSLEYDDVFITNGGSEALMYAFFATMNSGDELLVPEPFYTNYNSIAKVAEIQIVPIKTHSSDGFLLPSYEEIEKSITPKTKAFLITNPNNPTGAVYSHEALRSICELAKKHSLYILADEVYREFIYDDEVKHISLGTMQDVRENVIIIDSISKRFSACGARIGILATKNKEIAQMIMKLCQLRLAAPTMGQIGAAQLYNTPISYLKEVNLEYKKRRDICYESLQKIDGVFCKKPLGAFYMIAKLPVENSEDFCIWLLENFDVDGETLMMAPANGFYVNPEEGKDEVRIAYVLDCEKLKKAFNILDKGLKAYNSRNK; encoded by the coding sequence ATGGAAATATCAAAAAGAACCTATTCTATGCCATATTCATCGGTAAGAAAATTGGTTCCTTATGAAAAAAACGCAATTAAAGAAGGTAAAAAAGTATATCACCTTAATATAGGACAACCCGATATAAAAACTCCTGATATATTCTATGACGCTATGAAAAATTATAAAGAAGAAACTTTGGAATATGCTGATTCCAGAGGTGAAAAATCTCTAATAGATTCTGTTATAAAATATTACTCAAACATAGGTGTCTCTTTGGAATATGATGATGTATTCATTACAAATGGCGGTAGTGAAGCACTTATGTACGCTTTTTTCGCAACTATGAATAGCGGAGATGAACTTTTAGTCCCTGAGCCATTTTATACAAATTACAACTCTATAGCAAAAGTGGCGGAAATTCAAATTGTCCCTATAAAAACGCACTCAAGCGACGGATTTTTGTTGCCTTCATATGAAGAAATAGAAAAATCCATAACACCAAAAACAAAAGCATTCTTAATCACTAATCCAAATAATCCTACAGGTGCCGTTTATTCACATGAAGCACTTCGTTCAATATGTGAACTTGCAAAAAAACATTCACTTTATATATTGGCAGACGAAGTATATAGAGAGTTTATTTATGATGACGAAGTAAAACACATATCGCTTGGAACTATGCAAGATGTCAGAGAAAATGTGATTATAATAGATTCCATATCAAAAAGATTCAGTGCTTGTGGCGCAAGAATAGGAATATTAGCCACAAAAAACAAAGAAATTGCTCAAATGATTATGAAACTTTGCCAATTAAGACTTGCTGCTCCTACTATGGGACAAATAGGTGCTGCACAACTCTATAACACGCCTATATCATATTTAAAAGAAGTAAATCTTGAGTATAAAAAAAGACGTGATATTTGTTATGAGAGTTTGCAAAAGATAGATGGAGTTTTTTGTAAAAAGCCTCTTGGTGCATTTTATATGATTGCAAAGCTTCCTGTAGAAAATTCAGAAGACTTTTGTATATGGCTTCTCGAAAACTTTGATGTAGATGGAGAAACGCTTATGATGGCTCCTGCCAACGGTTTTTATGTTAACCCTGAAGAAGGAAAAGACGAAGTCAGAATAGCATATGTACTCGACTGCGAAAAATTAAAAAAAGCGTTTAATATATTAGATAAAGGTCTTAAAGCATACAATTCAAGAAATAAGTAA
- a CDS encoding 30S ribosomal protein S1, with the protein MSDTMEQLLLEQENNYHEIYRGTVIEGTVLVEKSDAYYVDLQYKTDGILPKSEMFDDEEVHVGDRLKLLVIKIDKNNGEIILSKKRVDEISAWEDIQKGDIITVKGQEVNSKGLIVAYKGNIKGFLPLSHIELKYINEDIAKSYIGKEFEAEILDIDPKKRRLILSRKSILQKVQDEKLKELSETIQEGKVFKGVVKDIKDYGIFVDIGGIVGLVHVSEISWARNKKIKDSFELEQEVEVQVLSYTPEEKRLSLSIKSLEPNPWDEYVKSHKEGDIVDGEVKNIKDYGAFISLYPIVDGFVHISNLSEDFVKNPSEILKTGDKVKVKIIGINPEEKKIELSMLLEDKKQEEPEVQPEQNETEA; encoded by the coding sequence ATGAGCGACACAATGGAACAATTATTATTGGAGCAAGAGAATAACTATCATGAAATATACAGAGGTACTGTAATTGAAGGTACTGTTTTGGTGGAGAAAAGTGATGCTTATTATGTGGATTTACAATATAAAACAGACGGAATTCTACCAAAATCAGAGATGTTCGATGATGAAGAAGTCCATGTCGGCGACAGGCTAAAACTTTTAGTAATAAAAATAGATAAAAATAACGGCGAAATCATTTTATCCAAAAAAAGAGTTGATGAAATAAGCGCATGGGAAGATATACAAAAAGGCGATATAATAACTGTTAAAGGTCAAGAAGTTAATTCAAAAGGATTAATAGTGGCATACAAAGGAAATATAAAAGGATTCTTACCTTTAAGCCATATAGAGCTTAAATATATAAATGAAGATATCGCTAAATCTTATATAGGCAAAGAATTCGAAGCTGAAATATTGGATATAGATCCTAAAAAGAGAAGATTGATTCTTTCAAGAAAATCTATACTTCAAAAAGTTCAAGACGAAAAATTAAAAGAATTATCTGAAACAATTCAAGAAGGAAAAGTATTTAAAGGTGTAGTAAAAGACATAAAAGACTACGGTATATTCGTAGATATCGGAGGAATTGTCGGATTAGTACATGTAAGCGAAATATCATGGGCTCGCAATAAAAAGATAAAAGATTCTTTTGAATTGGAACAAGAAGTGGAAGTTCAAGTTTTAAGTTATACTCCTGAAGAAAAGAGATTATCTTTATCTATAAAATCTTTAGAACCTAATCCATGGGATGAGTATGTAAAATCTCATAAAGAAGGAGATATAGTAGACGGAGAAGTTAAAAATATTAAGGATTATGGTGCATTTATCAGCTTATATCCAATAGTTGACGGATTTGTTCACATATCCAATCTATCTGAAGACTTCGTTAAAAATCCTTCAGAAATATTAAAAACAGGCGACAAAGTAAAAGTAAAGATAATTGGTATAAACCCTGAAGAAAAGAAAATAGAACTCAGCATGTTACTCGAAGACAAAAAACAGGAAGAACCTGAAGTACAACCAGAACAAAACGAAACAGAAGCTTAA
- a CDS encoding CheR family methyltransferase, giving the protein MADSYEQFKEKILRKTGINLTLYKEAQMKRRISSLASRNGFNDLLEYFKFIDNDKEKFNEFINFMTINVSEFFRNPEQWKIVETKLFPAFLSKSKDIKVWSAACSTGEEPYTITMILSTLLPLNKITVYATDIDDGAMAKAKAGVYIASSLKNVPTELKNKYFKKNDDGKFEISNEIKSRVQFKKHNLLKDPYIDKCDLIVCRNVMIYFTDDAKNEIYQKFSNSLKPDGVLFVGSTEQIISPQQFDLKSLKTFFYGRTNSTIKL; this is encoded by the coding sequence ATGGCTGATTCTTATGAGCAATTTAAAGAGAAAATTTTGAGAAAAACAGGTATAAATTTAACTTTATACAAAGAAGCTCAAATGAAAAGAAGAATTTCATCTTTAGCATCAAGGAATGGTTTTAATGACCTTTTAGAATATTTTAAATTCATAGATAATGACAAAGAGAAGTTTAATGAATTTATAAACTTTATGACCATAAATGTATCGGAATTTTTCAGAAATCCTGAACAGTGGAAAATAGTAGAAACCAAATTATTTCCGGCTTTTTTATCAAAGAGCAAGGATATAAAAGTATGGAGTGCCGCTTGCTCTACAGGTGAAGAACCCTACACAATAACTATGATATTATCTACACTACTTCCACTAAACAAAATAACTGTATATGCAACAGATATAGACGATGGTGCTATGGCTAAAGCAAAAGCCGGAGTATATATAGCATCAAGTTTAAAAAATGTACCTACAGAACTGAAAAACAAATATTTCAAGAAAAACGATGATGGAAAATTTGAAATAAGTAATGAAATAAAAAGTCGTGTTCAATTTAAAAAACACAACCTTTTAAAAGATCCATATATAGACAAATGTGATTTAATAGTATGCAGAAATGTTATGATATATTTTACAGATGATGCTAAAAACGAAATATATCAAAAGTTTTCAAATTCTTTAAAGCCTGATGGTGTTTTATTTGTCGGTTCTACAGAGCAAATAATATCTCCACAACAATTTGACCTTAAATCACTTAAGACTTTCTTTTATGGACGCACAAACAGCACTATAAAACTGTAA